One genomic region from Salvia hispanica cultivar TCC Black 2014 chromosome 2, UniMelb_Shisp_WGS_1.0, whole genome shotgun sequence encodes:
- the LOC125206633 gene encoding uncharacterized protein LOC125206633: protein MGFWKRVLLTYNEFKPRGAKPRDAEQIRKKFGRILTPTRKFAGIYGNNLLNAESGRNEADVKALSVSQYNALWKPKFTHWEEFLVLENCPKFKSICAEETEGSSRYSAFASGSHSAQTPSGAQSVDPGPHVVLNRNLNVQLMKQLQENYRFYESATDPITKAIYYELMCRIREDLGLTGSAVPSAQEARAAGAGAAAPAEVGDEEEAEDSNSATE from the exons ATGGGCTTTTGGAAGCGCGTTTTGTTGACCTACAATGAGTTCAAGCCGAGAGGCGCCAAACCGCGTGACGCGGAACAGATCCGGAAAAAGTTTGGGAGGATTCTGACACCCACCAGAAAGTTCGCGGGCATCTACGGCAACAACCTTCTCAACGCTGAGAGTGGCCGCAACGAAGCCGACGTGAAGGCTCTGTCTGTGTCCCAATACAATGCGCTATGGAAGCCTAAGTTCACCCACTGGGAGGAGTTTCTCGTTCTCGAGAACTGTCCGAAATTCAAGTCCATCTGTGCAGAGGAGACTGAAG GTTCCTCCCGCTACTCGGCATTTGCGTCTGGTTCGCACAGCGCGCAGACGCCTTCTGGAGCTCAGTCCGTGGACCCTGGGCCCCATGTGGTCTTGAACAGGAACCTGAATGTGCAGTTGATGAAACAACTGCAAGAGAACTACCGTTTCTACGAGTCCGCCACCGACCCGATCACCAAGGCGATATACTATGAGCTCATGTGTAGGATCAGAGAGGATCTGGGGCTGACTGGTTCAGCGGTGCCGAGTGCGCAGGAGGCAAGGGCGGCGGGGGCAGGGGCGGCGGCGCCAGCGGAAGTGGGCGACGAAGAAGAGGCGGAGGATTCCAACTCCGCCACCGAGTAG